The following are from one region of the Sulfitobacter pontiacus genome:
- a CDS encoding gamma-glutamyltransferase family protein: MSEEWAVATGHPTATGAAERVLRAGGNAVDAGVAAGIALAVVQPDLVSFAGVAPVILYDAAREHVTSYDGVGVWPQAADVVQMQRDHGDHVPEGLLRTVVPAAPASWIKVLATHGTFGFGDVAQEAVQAARDGFDVYPLLADFIASRVEKYARFPSTAAIFLPDGRPPKVGELFVQTDLAKTLQLLIDAESATRAEGGDRRAGLAAARAAFYTGPIAQKIVAFHAKDGGLLRAEDLSSYEVREEPTFAVEFRGTQIHCCGAWCQGISMAQTLAMLEQAGPDATRDKEQIKLHFLLEVLKRVFADREAHVTDPRYMQIAPEALLDPAFIADRLRSIQETSDPLPAPMAPALAASGERPVFEVGCADTSHVSVIDGAGNIFSATPSDPSYDTVVIPGTGLSVSSRGSQSRAIPGHLNALAPGKRPRLTPNPILGLKDGKPWLAMGTPGGDVQVQAMAQVLLGMLDHGQAPHAAVEAPRVASYAYPGSFAPHDVHPNKVLYEADLPLEQIKDLRARGHDLEEWPARTWMAGGICIALRDGAGVDAVADPRRAGTAKTGAKP, translated from the coding sequence ATGAGCGAAGAATGGGCAGTGGCAACCGGACACCCCACCGCCACCGGGGCTGCGGAGCGGGTGCTGCGCGCAGGCGGCAACGCCGTGGATGCCGGGGTGGCCGCCGGGATAGCGCTGGCCGTTGTGCAGCCCGATCTGGTGTCCTTTGCCGGGGTCGCGCCGGTAATCCTCTATGACGCGGCGCGCGAGCATGTGACCAGCTATGACGGTGTCGGGGTCTGGCCGCAGGCCGCTGACGTGGTGCAGATGCAGCGCGATCACGGTGACCACGTGCCCGAGGGCCTGCTGCGCACCGTCGTCCCCGCCGCCCCGGCAAGCTGGATCAAGGTTCTGGCGACCCACGGCACTTTCGGTTTCGGCGATGTCGCGCAAGAGGCGGTGCAGGCCGCCCGCGATGGTTTCGACGTCTATCCCCTGCTGGCCGATTTCATCGCATCGCGGGTGGAAAAATACGCGCGCTTTCCGTCCACGGCGGCGATCTTCCTCCCCGATGGCCGCCCGCCGAAGGTCGGAGAGCTTTTCGTTCAGACTGACCTTGCAAAAACCTTGCAACTGCTGATCGACGCCGAAAGCGCCACCCGTGCCGAGGGTGGAGATCGGCGCGCCGGCCTGGCCGCCGCCCGTGCGGCTTTCTACACTGGCCCGATCGCGCAAAAGATCGTTGCCTTTCACGCCAAGGACGGCGGCCTGCTGCGGGCCGAGGACCTCTCCTCGTACGAGGTCCGCGAAGAGCCTACCTTCGCCGTCGAATTCCGGGGCACGCAAATCCACTGCTGCGGCGCGTGGTGCCAGGGCATCTCAATGGCGCAGACGCTTGCCATGCTAGAGCAGGCCGGCCCTGACGCCACCCGCGACAAGGAACAGATTAAACTGCATTTCTTGCTCGAAGTGCTGAAACGAGTGTTCGCCGACCGCGAAGCGCATGTCACCGACCCTCGCTACATGCAGATCGCCCCCGAGGCACTGCTGGACCCCGCCTTCATCGCAGACCGGCTGCGCAGCATTCAAGAGACCTCCGATCCGCTTCCTGCCCCTATGGCCCCGGCTCTTGCGGCTTCGGGCGAACGCCCGGTGTTCGAGGTAGGCTGCGCCGATACATCTCACGTCAGCGTCATCGACGGTGCCGGCAACATCTTCTCCGCCACCCCGAGCGATCCAAGCTATGACACCGTGGTGATCCCCGGCACCGGGCTGTCGGTCTCCTCACGCGGGTCGCAGAGCCGTGCGATCCCTGGTCACCTAAATGCTCTCGCACCGGGCAAGCGTCCGCGGCTCACACCGAACCCTATTCTGGGACTGAAGGATGGCAAACCTTGGCTCGCCATGGGCACGCCCGGCGGCGACGTACAGGTTCAGGCCATGGCGCAGGTATTGTTAGGCATGCTGGACCACGGACAGGCTCCGCATGCGGCGGTCGAGGCGCCCCGCGTGGCTTCATATGCCTATCCCGGCAGCTTCGCGCCACATGACGTCCATCCTAACAAGGTGCTATACGAAGCGGATCTGCCACTGGAGCAGATAAAGGACTTACGCGCACGCGGACATGATCTCGAAGAATGGCCCGCCCGAACCTGGATGGCGGGCGGGATCTGCATCGCCCTGCGCGACGGGGCCGGCGTGGACGCGGTCGCCGACCCGCGGCGCGCGGGCACGGCCAAAACTGGAGCGAAACCATGA
- a CDS encoding GAF domain-containing protein, producing MTTDICKRIADQNIPLKEAFDLCGEALDNQLFTAMRFHATTMEVERLHSTLPESYPVSGRKPKRDTEWGKNVLIDRKINLGFGAADIRWAFSDYETILGLGLNAVLNVPIVRDQSVLGTVNYLRGDPAFSSREVEIAEQVAAALADRSELLN from the coding sequence ATGACAACGGACATTTGCAAACGCATCGCCGATCAGAACATACCGCTGAAGGAGGCGTTTGACCTCTGCGGTGAAGCTCTCGACAATCAGTTGTTCACCGCGATGCGCTTCCACGCCACAACGATGGAGGTGGAACGCCTTCACTCTACCTTGCCCGAGAGCTACCCCGTCAGCGGTCGCAAACCAAAGCGGGATACGGAATGGGGCAAAAACGTTCTGATCGACCGAAAGATCAACCTCGGTTTCGGGGCCGCTGATATCAGATGGGCATTTTCGGATTACGAAACCATTCTTGGGCTCGGGCTCAATGCTGTGTTGAATGTTCCGATTGTTCGTGACCAATCGGTTTTGGGTACGGTCAATTACTTGCGTGGCGATCCGGCCTTCAGTTCGCGAGAAGTGGAGATCGCAGAACAAGTTGCTGCTGCACTGGCCGATCGAAGTGAACTGCTAAACTAA
- a CDS encoding cytochrome c biogenesis CcdA family protein, translated as MLDVSSLGVIAALLAGTISFVSPCVLPLVPGYVSYIAGRTGAAGAERSRSQAVWLSFCFVLGFSTIFMALGASATALGQALLRWRFELNLIGGAVVILFGLFMLGAARVQTMERDLRFNLDLPGGQPVAAYVLGLAFGFGWTPCIGPILGAILTASAASATISEGVWLLGIYSAGLGVPFLIVAAFTDQVATRLRTIGAVGRRLHQVAGAVMVLMGIGMMTGQLSAFSWWLLETFPILGAIG; from the coding sequence GTGCTTGATGTCTCCTCCCTCGGGGTGATTGCCGCTTTACTGGCCGGAACGATCTCCTTTGTCTCGCCCTGTGTCTTGCCACTGGTGCCGGGCTACGTCTCTTATATTGCCGGGCGCACTGGCGCCGCGGGCGCGGAGCGTAGTCGGAGCCAAGCGGTTTGGCTGAGCTTCTGCTTTGTGTTGGGGTTCTCAACGATCTTCATGGCGCTCGGTGCATCGGCCACAGCATTGGGGCAGGCGCTCTTGCGCTGGCGGTTCGAGCTGAACCTGATCGGGGGCGCGGTCGTGATCCTGTTTGGGTTGTTCATGCTGGGGGCCGCGCGCGTTCAAACAATGGAGCGTGACCTGCGGTTTAACCTCGACCTTCCCGGCGGGCAGCCGGTGGCGGCCTATGTCCTGGGCCTTGCCTTCGGCTTTGGTTGGACCCCCTGTATTGGACCGATCCTTGGTGCGATCCTGACAGCCAGTGCAGCAAGCGCCACGATATCAGAAGGCGTCTGGCTGTTAGGGATCTATTCGGCAGGTCTTGGCGTGCCGTTTTTGATCGTGGCCGCTTTTACCGATCAGGTTGCAACGCGCTTGCGGACGATTGGTGCGGTCGGGCGGCGTCTGCATCAAGTGGCGGGCGCGGTCATGGTCCTGATGGGGATCGGGATGATGACGGGTCAGCTTAGCGCCTTTTCTTGGTGGCTATTGGAAACATTCCCAATCCTGGGAGCAATCGGGTGA
- a CDS encoding NAD-dependent epimerase/dehydratase family protein, translating into METSDKPVIVVTGSSGYLGAAVVKRLHENYRVVGLDRSSPPHPPHQAECVCFDITDQGSVDKALARLRLAYGDRIAACVHLAAFFDLSGEDDPAYDAVTVEGSKRLLKGLQDFELEQFIFTSTMLAHAPTVQGDKIDEEAPFDPKLPYRASKIRTEAMLREEKGEEKLVLMRPAGIYDDDGHSTFLAHQISRICEKRLSGKVYPGDLSRGQAFLHLDDLLNAIERIVDRRQTLPEVFPVLLGEAEPIPFGELQRLIGRELHGEDWVTWNIPPAAAKLGAWAENRIFGEDAFIRAWMVDISSDHYELDLSQAKEHLGWTPKHSLRHDMPLMLQKLKDDPYRWYKDNGLNAARVSAAKVEQAAEKAAAEEKDEGAAGQQIAVREHDKHMRMMHFQMLWVHWLVAALGLWLATAPSVFGTFDQTEFSAAVQRVTEDRGLWAASMRSWLTAWNNVFTGLAITALAFISMKPGNGWAQWANAALGVWLLAAPLVFWTPDPAVYANDTLIGALVIALTILIPMMPGMSREGMMDDGDIPPGWTYCPSTYVQRVPIIALGVVGFLLSRILSAYQLGHVDGIWEPFFSSPSNLNGSEYIVTSDVSKAWPIADGGLGAMSYMFEILMGVMGSRMRWRTMPWMVALFGIVVGPLGVISIYFIIIQPIAIGTYCTICLLAAAAMLIMIPFSLDEIVAMLQFMVWNTRRGRPFWRAFFRGDALPGSSKGGTMSFDAHPREIARQSARGVTVPWTLGVSAAIGLFLMLSRAIFDNALPLAGSDHLVGALVLTTAVIAWAEVARPFRFLNIGFGLWLIVAPWVLGGGTIAGSLIGVLSGVALLGLTLPRGKRNAEHYGSWDRYIV; encoded by the coding sequence ATGGAGACGTCCGATAAGCCAGTCATCGTCGTGACCGGATCAAGCGGCTATCTTGGTGCGGCGGTCGTTAAGCGGTTGCACGAAAATTACCGCGTTGTGGGGTTGGACCGCAGCTCGCCCCCGCATCCGCCCCATCAGGCTGAATGTGTTTGTTTCGACATCACTGACCAGGGCAGCGTCGACAAAGCCTTGGCGCGACTGCGGTTGGCCTACGGAGACCGTATCGCGGCCTGCGTCCATCTTGCGGCGTTTTTTGACCTGAGCGGAGAAGACGATCCGGCCTATGACGCGGTGACGGTAGAGGGGAGCAAGCGGCTGCTGAAAGGGCTGCAAGATTTTGAGTTAGAGCAGTTCATTTTCACCTCCACCATGCTGGCACATGCGCCCACCGTGCAAGGCGACAAGATAGACGAAGAAGCACCCTTCGACCCCAAGCTGCCCTACCGCGCCTCGAAAATCCGCACCGAGGCGATGTTGCGCGAGGAAAAGGGCGAGGAAAAACTTGTTCTCATGCGGCCTGCTGGCATCTACGATGATGACGGGCATTCGACCTTCTTGGCTCATCAAATATCCCGTATTTGCGAAAAGCGGCTGAGCGGTAAAGTTTATCCCGGTGACCTGTCCCGCGGACAGGCGTTTTTGCATCTCGACGATCTCCTCAATGCCATTGAACGCATCGTCGACCGCCGCCAGACCCTGCCGGAAGTCTTTCCCGTGTTGTTGGGCGAAGCTGAGCCAATCCCCTTTGGCGAATTGCAGCGGTTGATCGGACGCGAACTGCATGGCGAAGATTGGGTGACATGGAATATCCCGCCCGCCGCCGCGAAACTTGGGGCATGGGCCGAGAACCGCATTTTTGGCGAGGACGCCTTTATCCGTGCGTGGATGGTGGATATCTCCAGCGATCACTACGAGCTTGATCTGTCACAGGCTAAGGAGCATCTGGGATGGACCCCGAAGCACAGCCTGCGTCACGATATGCCCCTCATGCTGCAAAAGCTGAAAGACGATCCGTATCGCTGGTATAAGGACAACGGCTTGAACGCCGCACGGGTTTCTGCGGCCAAGGTGGAGCAGGCGGCAGAAAAGGCTGCAGCCGAGGAGAAAGACGAGGGTGCCGCCGGACAGCAAATTGCTGTGCGCGAGCACGACAAACATATGCGCATGATGCATTTCCAAATGCTTTGGGTGCATTGGCTGGTTGCGGCATTGGGCCTCTGGCTCGCCACCGCGCCCTCGGTGTTCGGAACATTTGACCAGACCGAATTCAGCGCCGCCGTGCAGCGCGTGACCGAAGATCGCGGGCTCTGGGCGGCTTCAATGCGCAGTTGGCTTACGGCGTGGAACAATGTCTTTACCGGTCTGGCCATCACCGCGCTGGCCTTCATCTCGATGAAACCCGGCAACGGTTGGGCGCAATGGGCGAACGCGGCGCTTGGGGTCTGGCTGCTTGCCGCGCCCTTGGTGTTCTGGACGCCTGACCCTGCGGTTTATGCCAATGACACCCTGATCGGCGCGCTGGTGATCGCGCTGACGATCCTGATCCCGATGATGCCCGGCATGTCGCGCGAGGGCATGATGGACGACGGGGACATTCCGCCGGGGTGGACCTATTGCCCCTCCACTTACGTCCAGCGGGTGCCAATTATCGCGCTCGGGGTGGTCGGTTTCCTGCTATCGCGCATTCTCTCGGCCTATCAATTGGGGCATGTCGATGGAATCTGGGAGCCGTTCTTTTCCTCTCCATCCAACCTCAACGGCAGCGAATATATTGTTACCTCAGATGTCTCCAAGGCTTGGCCCATCGCTGACGGTGGCTTGGGGGCGATGAGCTATATGTTCGAGATCCTTATGGGGGTTATGGGCAGCCGTATGCGCTGGCGCACGATGCCGTGGATGGTGGCGCTTTTTGGCATTGTCGTAGGTCCGCTGGGGGTGATCAGCATCTATTTTATTATCATCCAGCCCATCGCAATCGGAACCTATTGCACGATCTGTCTGCTGGCCGCCGCCGCGATGCTGATCATGATCCCGTTCTCTTTGGATGAAATCGTCGCGATGCTGCAGTTCATGGTCTGGAACACCCGCCGTGGGCGCCCCTTTTGGCGGGCGTTTTTCCGGGGCGATGCGCTGCCGGGCTCAAGCAAAGGCGGCACGATGAGTTTTGATGCGCACCCTCGCGAGATCGCCCGGCAAAGTGCGCGGGGGGTCACTGTGCCTTGGACCTTAGGGGTGAGCGCTGCCATCGGCCTGTTTTTGATGTTGTCGCGTGCGATTTTTGACAATGCCCTGCCGCTGGCGGGCAGTGATCACTTGGTTGGCGCATTGGTGCTGACGACCGCTGTCATCGCCTGGGCCGAAGTTGCGCGGCCGTTTCGGTTTTTGAACATTGGCTTTGGGCTGTGGCTGATCGTGGCACCTTGGGTTCTGGGAGGCGGCACCATCGCGGGCAGCCTGATCGGTGTGCTGTCGGGCGTCGCGCTGCTCGGGTTGACCCTGCCGCGTGGAAAGCGCAACGCGGAGCATTATGGCAGTTGGGACCGCTATATCGTTTGA
- a CDS encoding GntR family transcriptional regulator: MEISSDRLSLETLVTAWEDTAPDGKGRPKYLRLSEAFTRCIQDGTFAPGGQLPGETEIAAALPIGLSTVQKGLSRLVEQGLIVRHRKRGSFIADARHQVPEVHVYRFRDPETGDWKMPYTRVVDIQRLPTAESGPLLIGFEAEQVIRIDRLVWVTGSQPAFGTMYLRFDHAEALLSRPLEELHGISYHRMLWEQFQIRTAKVRHEARADLLSRQACQHLDLAAPHVGMIWDAHEHDAQDRLQLIQRFELPRGHRPMELVESKPGF; the protein is encoded by the coding sequence ATGGAAATCTCGTCAGATAGACTGTCCCTCGAGACCTTGGTCACCGCATGGGAAGACACGGCTCCCGATGGCAAGGGTCGGCCCAAGTACCTGCGTCTGAGCGAGGCTTTTACCCGCTGCATTCAGGACGGGACCTTCGCGCCCGGCGGCCAGCTTCCCGGCGAGACCGAGATCGCCGCCGCGCTGCCCATCGGCCTGTCCACGGTGCAAAAGGGCCTGTCGCGGCTGGTCGAGCAGGGGCTGATCGTGCGCCACCGCAAGCGCGGCAGCTTCATCGCCGACGCACGTCATCAAGTGCCCGAGGTGCATGTCTACCGCTTCCGCGACCCCGAGACGGGGGATTGGAAGATGCCCTATACCCGGGTTGTCGATATCCAGCGTCTGCCCACCGCCGAATCCGGGCCGCTGCTCATCGGCTTCGAAGCCGAGCAGGTGATCCGCATCGACAGGTTGGTCTGGGTCACCGGATCGCAACCTGCCTTCGGCACTATGTACTTGCGGTTCGACCACGCCGAAGCGCTGCTGTCGCGCCCCTTAGAGGAGCTGCACGGGATTTCCTATCATCGCATGCTCTGGGAACAGTTCCAGATCCGAACCGCCAAAGTCCGCCACGAGGCGCGCGCCGATCTGCTGTCGCGACAGGCGTGCCAGCATCTCGACCTTGCCGCGCCTCATGTGGGGATGATCTGGGACGCCCATGAGCATGACGCTCAAGACAGGCTGCAACTGATCCAACGCTTCGAATTGCCCCGGGGCCACCGCCCAATGGAACTGGTGGAAAGCAAACCGGGCTTCTGA